One window of the Microtus ochrogaster isolate Prairie Vole_2 chromosome 10, MicOch1.0, whole genome shotgun sequence genome contains the following:
- the Eras gene encoding GTPase ERas translates to MALPTRSSVLDLSSNTQCTRSPEESHEAWAQCKDAGRQLPEYKAVVVGASGVGKSALTIQMTHHCFVKDHDPTIQDSYWKEVALDNGGYILNVLDTAGQDIHRSLRDQCLAAGDGVLGVFALDDPSSLDQLQQIWSSWSPHQKQPLVLVGNKSDLVTSTGDAHAAAAVLAHKWGAPFVKTSAKTRQGVEEAFSLLVHEIRRAQEAVVEASMKKPRHHKAVCSCGCSVA, encoded by the coding sequence ATGGCATTGCCGACAAGGTCTAGTGTCTTGGACCTGAGCTCCAACACACAGTGCACCAGATCACCAGAGGAAAGTCACGAAGCTTGGGCACAATGCAAAGATGCTGGTAGGCAGCTTCCGGAGTACAAGGCAGTGGTGGTAGGCGCAAGTGGTGTTGGGAAAAGTGCTCTCACTATCCAGATGACCCACCACTGCTTCGTCAAAGACCACGACCCCACTATTCAGGATTCCTACTGGAAGGAGGTGGCCCTGGACAACGGGGGCTACATTCTGAATGTGCTGGACACAGCGGGGCAAGATATTCACAGGTCCCTTCGTGACCAGTGCTTGGCAGCCGGTGATGGCGTGCTGGGGGTCTTTGCTCTGGATGACCCCTCATCTCTGGATCAGCTACAGCAGATCTGGTCGTCCTGGAGCCCTCATCAGAAGCAGCCTCTAGTACTCGTTGGCAACAAGAGTGACCTAGTGACCTCTACTGGAGATGCTCATGCTGCTGCAGCTGTCCTTGCTCACAAGTGGGGAGCCCCCTTCGTAAAGACCTCAGCCAAGACAAGGCAAGGTGTAGAGGAAGCCTTTTCTCTGCTTGTCCATGAGATTCGGCGGGCCCAGGAAGCGGTGGTGGAGGCAAGCATGAAGAAGCCCCGACACCACAAAGCCGTCTGTAGCTGTGGCTGCTCTGTCGCCTGA